The DNA sequence CAGGACGTGCCGAGCGCGGACACCAACCTCAATCAGTGGGTCACCCGCATGTACATCAGCCCGGTGATGCAGCGCCTGGTGGAGGCGGACTTCGTGCAGTACGGCCCGCGCGGTACCGGCGAGTTCACCAATTTCACCAGCGACAACATCTCGCCGGCCTACTCGCGCGGAGCGCTCGCCGAGAGCTGGGAGGTCACCGCCGACCGGATGGTGTTCACCATACGCGACGGCATCATGTGGGCGGCCGACGGCAAGGAACACGTCATGCAGTCGCGTCCCTATACCGCCGAGGACTGCGCGTACGCCCTGAACCGGGTCGCCGACCGCGGCAACGCCGGCTGGCGCACCGAGAACGGCGGCTTCATCGACTCGATCCATGCGGAAGGCAACGACTGCATCGTCGAGACCAGCAGCTTCAACCCGGGCGGCTTCGCCAACATCGCGCAGCATTCCGGTTCGGTGCACTATCCGCGCGAGGTGGTGGAGGCCGATCCCGGCAACTGGGACAACCTGGTCGGTACCGGGCCGTTCCTGCTGCAGGAGGCGGTGGTCGGCTCGCACATCTCGTTCGCGCGCAACCCGCAGTACTGGCGCACCACCACCATCGACGGCGCCGAGTACCAGTTGCCGTTCATCGACGAGATGATCATGCCCAACCTGCCGGACGAGTCGACCCAGATCGCGTCTTTGCGCACCGGCAAGCTCGACATCATGGGCACCGTGAGCGTGAAGTTCCGGGACACCCTGGCCGACACCTCGCCCGATCTGCAGAGCGAGGGCTGGGTGGAGATCTGGCCGGTGGTGGTGGCGCTGAACCACGACAACGAGCACCTGGCCAACAAGCAGGTGCGCCGGGCGCTGATGATGGCGGTCGACCAGGAGGCGATCATCGACGCGGTGTGGGGCTACGGCGCGCTGTACAACTACCCGGTCGACTGGCGCGACGGCTCCAGCATCCTGGGCGACTTCAGCCAGCTTCCCGCACACATCACGGAGTTGTACACCTACAACCCGGACAAGGCGCGGCAGATGATCGTGGACGCCGGCTACCCGGACGGCTTCAAGCTGGAGATCGCCTTCACGCCGGCGGCGACGGCGGGCACGCATGGCGACATCGCCACCATGATGGCGGGGTTTTTCGAGGACGTGGGCGTCGAGCTGGAGCTGAAGTCGCACGAGCACACCGCGCTGTCCGCGCTGATGTCGTCGCGCACCGGCTATGACCTGTTCGCCACCAACTCGGCGTCCAACAACCCGCTCGGCATCATCGGGTCGCTGGCATCGACGGACGAATCGAACCCGTGGAACACGCCCAACTACGACAACCCCAAGCTCGGTGAGCTGACCGACAAGGCGCGGATGACCGTGGACGCGGGCGAGCGCGACGCCATCCTCAAGGAGATGGCGCTGCTGGTGATGGACGAGGTGGCCTACATTCCGATCGGCGCCAGCGGCCGGTTCGTGTACTGGTGGCCGTGGGTCAAGAACTACTACGGCGAGGCGATGAGCGGCGGCACCAGCGTCGGCCCCTACATGGAGCACCTGTGGATCGACCAGGCACTCAAGGCGGAGATGCAATAGGAGCGGCGCGCACGGAAAGAGAGCCGCATGAGCCGGGTGTTGCTGATCGGCGGACCGGGGAACATCTCCGGCGGCTGCGCCGAGGAACTGGTCGCCGGCGGGCATCCGCTGGCGATCCTCAAGCGTAGCGAGAACGCCGATCCGCGGTTCGCGGAGGCGGTGCGGTTCTATCGCGGCGACCGCGGCCGCCCGTCCGACCTGAAGGCGGCGATAGACGACTTCAGGCCGGACGCGGTGGTCGACTTCGTCTGCTTCGAGCCGAGGCAGGTGGAGGAACTGGTGCCGTTGTTGCCCGCTGCGACGCACTACGTGTTGGTGAGCACCGTCGACACCTACGGCTACCCGCTGTCGCGCATCCCGATGCGGGAGACGGATCCGCTCGCGCCGACCC is a window from the Spirochaetaceae bacterium genome containing:
- a CDS encoding ABC transporter substrate-binding protein; translated protein: MQNRWMALLTGALVLVGASAWGSPAGEEGAAAEDSMYGGTAALYFWGQDVPSADTNLNQWVTRMYISPVMQRLVEADFVQYGPRGTGEFTNFTSDNISPAYSRGALAESWEVTADRMVFTIRDGIMWAADGKEHVMQSRPYTAEDCAYALNRVADRGNAGWRTENGGFIDSIHAEGNDCIVETSSFNPGGFANIAQHSGSVHYPREVVEADPGNWDNLVGTGPFLLQEAVVGSHISFARNPQYWRTTTIDGAEYQLPFIDEMIMPNLPDESTQIASLRTGKLDIMGTVSVKFRDTLADTSPDLQSEGWVEIWPVVVALNHDNEHLANKQVRRALMMAVDQEAIIDAVWGYGALYNYPVDWRDGSSILGDFSQLPAHITELYTYNPDKARQMIVDAGYPDGFKLEIAFTPAATAGTHGDIATMMAGFFEDVGVELELKSHEHTALSALMSSRTGYDLFATNSASNNPLGIIGSLASTDESNPWNTPNYDNPKLGELTDKARMTVDAGERDAILKEMALLVMDEVAYIPIGASGRFVYWWPWVKNYYGEAMSGGTSVGPYMEHLWIDQALKAEMQ